From Harpia harpyja isolate bHarHar1 chromosome 19, bHarHar1 primary haplotype, whole genome shotgun sequence, one genomic window encodes:
- the HSPA5 gene encoding endoplasmic reticulum chaperone BiP, which translates to MKHLLWALLLLLGAARAEEEEKKEDVGTVVGIDLGTTYSCVGVFKNGRVEIIANDQGNRITPSYVAFTPEGERLIGDAAKNQLTSNPENTVFDAKRLIGRTWNDPSVQQDIKYLPFKVVEKKAKPHIQVDVGGGQTKTFAPEEISAMVLTKMKETAEAYLGKKVTHAVVTVPAYFNDAQRQATKDAGTIAGLNVMRIINEPTAAAIAYGLDKREGEKNILVFDLGGGTFDVSLLTIDNGVFEVVATNGDTHLGGEDFDQRVMEHFIKLYKKKTGKDVRKDNRAVQKLRREVEKAKRALSSQHQARIEIESFFEGEDFSETLTRAKFEELNMDLFRSTMKPVQKVLEDSDLKKSDIDEIVLVGGSTRIPKIQQLVKEFFNGKEPSRGINPDEAVAYGAAVQAGVLSGDQDTGDLVLLDVCPLTLGIETVGGVMTKLIPRNTVVPTKKSQIFSTASDNQPTVTIKVYEGERPLTKDNHLLGTFDLTGIPPAPRGVPQIEVTFEIDVNGILRVTAEDKGTGNKNKITITNDQNRLTPEEIERMVNDAEKFAEEDKKLKERIDARNELESYAYSLKNQIGDKEKLGGKLSSEDKETIEKAVEEKIEWLESHQDADIEDFKAKKKELEEVVQPIVSKLYGSAGPPPGEEEAAEKDEL; encoded by the exons ATGAAGCACCTCCTGtgggcgctgctgctgctgctgggcgcGGCGCGggcggaggaagaggagaagaaggaggacgTGGGCACGGTGGTGGGCATCGACCTCGGTACCACCTACTCCTG cgtGGGCGTTTTCAAGAATGGCCGCGTGGAAATCATCGCCAATGACCAGGGGAACCGCATCACGCCGTCCTACGTGGCGTTCACGCCTGAGGGGGAGCGCTTGATCGGGGACGCTGCCAAGAACCAGCTTACATCCAACCCTGAGAACACCGTGTTTGATGCCAAGCGGCTCATCGGCCGCACCTGGAATGACCCTTCTGTGCAGCAGGACATCAAGTACCTGCCGTTCAAG GTTGTTGAAAAGAAAGCCAAGCCCCATATTCAAGTCGACGTGGGAGGTGGACAGACAAAAACATTTGCTCCTGAAGAAATTTCTGCTATGGTCCTGACAAAGATGAAGGAAACTGCTGAGGCTTACTTGGGGAAGAAA GTTACCCATGCTGTTGTTACTGTGCCAGCCTACTTCAATGATGCTCAGCGTCAGGCTACGAAAGATGCTGGTACTATTGCTGGGTTGAATGTGATGCGAATCATCAATGAGCC AACAGCTGCTGCCATTGCTTATGGATTGGACAAGAGAGAGGGCGAGAAGAACATCCTCGTGTTTGACTTGGGTGGTGGAACTTTTGATGTCTCCCTCCTCACAATTGACAATGGAGTCTTTGAAGTTGTGGCTACTAATGGTGACACTCACCTGGGTGGAGAAGACTTTGACCAACGTGTTATGGAACACTTTATCAAACTCTAcaagaagaaaactggaaaagatgTCAGGAAGGATAACAGAGCTGTGCAGAAGTTAAGACGGGAAGTGGAGAAAGCAAAGCGAGCCTTGTCATCTCAGCACCAGGCTAGAATTGAAATAGAATCCTTCTTTGAAGGAGAGGATTTCTCAGAGACACTTACTCGAGCCAAGTTTGAGGAGCTGAACATG GACCTGTTCCGTTCCACTATGAAACCTGTTCAGAAAGTTCTGGAAGATTCTGACCTAAAGAAGTCTGACATTGATGAGATTGTTCTTGTTGGTGGCTCTACTCGCATCCCCAAAATACAGCAACTAGTTAAAGAGTTCTTCAATGGGAAAGAGCCATCTCGTGGCATTAATCCAGATGAGGCTGTAGCCTATGGTGCGGCTGTCCAGGCTGGTGTTCTCTCTGGGGACCAAGATACAG GTGACTTGGTACTGCTTGATGTCTGTCCTCTGACGCTTGGCATTGAGACTGTTGGAGGTGTAATGACTAAACTGATCCCAAGAAATACTGTTGTTCCCACAAAGAAGTCTCAGATCTTCTCCACGGCTTCTGACAATCAGCCAACTGTGACAATCAAGGTCTATGAAG GTGAGCGTCCCCTCACCAAGGATAATCATCTTCTGGGAACGTTTGATCTCACTGGAATTCCTCCTGCCCCTCGTGGTGTCCCCCAGATTGAAGTCACCTTTGAAATAGATGTGAACGGAATCCTCCGTGTCACAGCTGAAGACAAGGGCACTGGGAACAAAAACAAGATCACGATTACAAACGATCAGAATCGGTTGACACCAGAAGAGATTGAGAGGATGGTTAATGATGCTGAGAAGTTTGCAGAGGAAGACAAGAAGCTTAAGGAACGCATTGATGCCCGGAATGAGCTGGAAAGCTATGCCTATTCTCTGAAGAATCAGATTGGAGACAAAGAGAAGCTGGGTGGTAAGCTGTCATCTGAAGACAAAGAAACAATAGAGAAAGCAGTTGAGGAAAAGATTGAGTGGCTCGAAAGCCATCAAGATGCAGACATTGAAGacttcaaagcaaaaaagaaggagctggaggaagtTGTTCAGCCAATTGTTAGCAAGCTCTATGGAAGTGCGGGTCCTCCCCCTGGtgaagaggaagcagcagagaaggaTGAGTTGTAG
- the RABEPK gene encoding rab9 effector protein with kelch motifs isoform X2, producing the protein MGPRALPLLEPGRRPQPAKWYRLSPRGDRPRGRVGHGCLFLPGGGTGRVLLLGGADPAGAFADAHFVELGAHRWVAAGWSGLRPRYEHATFLPATDPPRLWVFGGAHPAGNRSCVQALDLGTGTWESPEVSGVQPLPRTFHTSSAAVGDCLYVFGGGDKGAEPVKDQRLHVFDTDDMRWVKIPATGDVPGGRASHSSAVFKDHLYIFGGIGPDGTLDTTYKYHTEKQQWTLLQFDSPLPAGRLDHAMCVIPWQAGKSRDAGAVTRDNKAGKESTASVGDKAGPLQKSQEEEGCAEDTVMHLLLIFGGMDTQGEIYRDCIVSLIE; encoded by the exons ATGGGGCCGCGGGCGCTGCCGCTGCTGGAGCCGGGCCGCCGCCCGCAGCCGGCCAAGTG GTACCGGCTGTCGCCGCGCGGTGACCGGCCCCGCGGACGCGTGGGCCACGGCTGCCTCTTCCTGCCGGGCGGCGGGACCGGCCGCGTCCTCCTCCTGGGCGGCGCCGACCCCGCCGGCGCCTTCGCGGACGCCCACTTCGTGGAGCTGG GCGCGCACCGCTGGGTCGCGGCCGGCTGGAGCGGGCTGCGGCCCCGCTACGAGCACGCCACGTTCCTGCCCGCCACCGACCCTCCGCGACTCTGGGTCTTCGGCGGCGCCCACCCGGCAGGGAACCGGAGCTGCGTCCAGGCGCTGGACCTCG GAACAGGAACCTGGGAGAGTCCTGAAGTGAGCGGAGTGCAGCCGCTGCCTAGGACATTTCACACCTCCTCAGCAGCGGTAGGAGACTGTCTGTACGTGTTTGGAGGGGGAGATAAAGGAGCAGAACCCGTTAAAGACCAGCGGCTTCACGTGTTTGACACAG ATGACATGAGATGGGTTAAGATACCAGCCACAGGTGATGTCCCGGGAGGACGGGCATCCCACTCATCAGCTGTGTTTAAAGACCATTTGTACATTTTTGGTGGAATAGGTCCAGATGGGACACTAGATACTACGTACAAGTATCACACAG agaagcagcagtggaCGCTCCTACAGTTTGACTCCCCTCTGCCCGCTGGGAGGCTGGACCACGCCATGTGTGTCATTCCCTGGCAGGCTGGCAAGAGCAGAGATGCAGGAGCTGTCACCAGGGACAACAAAGCTGGGAAAGAGTCAACTGCATCAGTGGGTGACAAAGCTGGCCCCCTCCAGAAGAGCCAAGAGGAGGAGGGGTGTGCTGAAGACACAGTCATGCATCTGCTGTTAATATTTGGTGGGATGGATACACAGGGGGAAATATACAGGGACTGCATTGTCAGTCTGATTGAATAG
- the PPP6C gene encoding serine/threonine-protein phosphatase 6 catalytic subunit, which yields MAPLDLDKYVEIARLCKYLPENDLKRLCDYVCDLLLEESNVQPVSTPVTVCGDIHGQFYDLCELFRTGGQVPDTNYIFMGDFVDRGYYSLETFTYLLALKAKWPDRITLLRGNHESRQITQVYGFYDECQTKYGNANAWRYCTKVFDMLTIAALIDEQILCVHGGLSPDIKTLDQIRTIERNQEIPHKGAFCDLVWSDPEDVDTWAISPRGAGWLFGAKVTNEFVHINNLKLICRAHQLVHEGYKFMFDEKLVTVWSAPNYCYRCGNIASIMVFKDVNTREPKLFRAVPDSERVIPPRTTTPYFL from the exons ATGGCGCCGCTGGACCTGGACAAGTACGTGGAGATCGCTCGGCTCTGCAAGTACCTGCCCGAGAACGACCTCAAG CGCCTCTGCGACTATGTGTGCGACCTGCTGCTGGAGGAGTCCAACGTCCAGCCCGTCTCCACGCCCGTCACCGTCTGCGGGGACATCCACGGGCAG TTCTACGACCTGTGCGAGCTGTTCAGGACGGGCGGTCAGGTCCCCGACACCAACTACATCTTCATG GGTGACTTTGTAGATAGAGGTTATTATAGTCTTGAGACTTTCACTTACCTTCTTGCACTAAAAGCTAAGTGGCCTGATCGTATCACACTGTTACGAGGCAATCATGAAAGCAGGCAGATAACACAAGTGTATGGATTTTATG ATGAGTGCCAAACCAAATACGGAAATGCTAATGCTTGGAGATACTGCACCAAAGTCTTTGACATGCTCACAATAGCAGCT ttaatAGATGAGCAGATTCTCTGTGTGCACGGTGGCCTCTCTCCAGACATCAAGACACTCGATCAAATTCGAACCATCGAACGTAATCAAGAAATTCCTCACAAAGGCGCCTTCTGTGACCTTGTTTGGTCTGATCCAGAAGATGTCGATACGTGGGCGATCAGTCCGCGAGGAGCAGGCTGGCTCTTTGGTGCAAAGGTGACGAATGAG tttgtTCACATCAACAACTTAAAACTCATCTGCAGAGCGCACCAGCTAGTTCACGAAGGCTATAAATTCATGTTTGATGAGAAATTGGTAACGGTATGGTCTGCTCCAAATTACTGCTACCGCTGTGGAAATATTGCGTCAATCATGGTCTTTAAAGATGTAAATACACGAGAACCAAAGTTATTCCGCGCAGTTCCAGACTCAGAACGTGTAATTCCTCCTAGAACAACCACACCGTATTTCCTCTGA
- the RABEPK gene encoding rab9 effector protein with kelch motifs isoform X1 produces MGPRALPLLEPGRRPQPAKWYRLSPRGDRPRGRVGHGCLFLPGGGTGRVLLLGGADPAGAFADAHFVELGAHRWVAAGWSGLRPRYEHATFLPATDPPRLWVFGGAHPAGNRSCVQALDLGTGTWESPEVSGVQPLPRTFHTSSAAVGDCLYVFGGGDKGAEPVKDQRLHVFDTATLTWSQPDTHGDPPSPRHGHAVVAVGTKLFIHGGLAGDIFYNDLFCIDTHDMRWVKIPATGDVPGGRASHSSAVFKDHLYIFGGIGPDGTLDTTYKYHTEKQQWTLLQFDSPLPAGRLDHAMCVIPWQAGKSRDAGAVTRDNKAGKESTASVGDKAGPLQKSQEEEGCAEDTVMHLLLIFGGMDTQGEIYRDCIVSLIE; encoded by the exons ATGGGGCCGCGGGCGCTGCCGCTGCTGGAGCCGGGCCGCCGCCCGCAGCCGGCCAAGTG GTACCGGCTGTCGCCGCGCGGTGACCGGCCCCGCGGACGCGTGGGCCACGGCTGCCTCTTCCTGCCGGGCGGCGGGACCGGCCGCGTCCTCCTCCTGGGCGGCGCCGACCCCGCCGGCGCCTTCGCGGACGCCCACTTCGTGGAGCTGG GCGCGCACCGCTGGGTCGCGGCCGGCTGGAGCGGGCTGCGGCCCCGCTACGAGCACGCCACGTTCCTGCCCGCCACCGACCCTCCGCGACTCTGGGTCTTCGGCGGCGCCCACCCGGCAGGGAACCGGAGCTGCGTCCAGGCGCTGGACCTCG GAACAGGAACCTGGGAGAGTCCTGAAGTGAGCGGAGTGCAGCCGCTGCCTAGGACATTTCACACCTCCTCAGCAGCGGTAGGAGACTGTCTGTACGTGTTTGGAGGGGGAGATAAAGGAGCAGAACCCGTTAAAGACCAGCGGCTTCACGTGTTTGACACAG CCACCTTGACCTGGTCCCAGCCAGATACTCACGGTGATCCCCCCTCTCCTCGGCATGGACACGCTGTGGTTGCAGTTGGGACCAAACTCTTCATCCATGGAGGTTTAGCTGGTGATATTTTTTACAATGATCTGTTCTGCATTGATACAC ATGACATGAGATGGGTTAAGATACCAGCCACAGGTGATGTCCCGGGAGGACGGGCATCCCACTCATCAGCTGTGTTTAAAGACCATTTGTACATTTTTGGTGGAATAGGTCCAGATGGGACACTAGATACTACGTACAAGTATCACACAG agaagcagcagtggaCGCTCCTACAGTTTGACTCCCCTCTGCCCGCTGGGAGGCTGGACCACGCCATGTGTGTCATTCCCTGGCAGGCTGGCAAGAGCAGAGATGCAGGAGCTGTCACCAGGGACAACAAAGCTGGGAAAGAGTCAACTGCATCAGTGGGTGACAAAGCTGGCCCCCTCCAGAAGAGCCAAGAGGAGGAGGGGTGTGCTGAAGACACAGTCATGCATCTGCTGTTAATATTTGGTGGGATGGATACACAGGGGGAAATATACAGGGACTGCATTGTCAGTCTGATTGAATAG